A genomic region of Homalodisca vitripennis isolate AUS2020 chromosome 5, UT_GWSS_2.1, whole genome shotgun sequence contains the following coding sequences:
- the LOC124363227 gene encoding protein aveugle-like: MVEETVYSNKPKSRAARPRPVFLWSVIDVQKWLRRHCSDYYPLYGEIFQQHDITGRSLIRLNETTLFRLGIHNPDHRQEIWREIIKLRLKTAILEIKDLEHRDI, translated from the exons ATGGTTGAAGAAACAGTGTATTCCAACAAACCTAAA TCCAGAGCGGCTCGGCCAAGACCTGTCTTCCTGTGGAGTGTGATTGATGTACAAAAGTGGTTAAGGAGACATTGCAGCGATTACTATCCTCTTTACGGGGAAATATTCCAGCAG CATGACATCACAGGCCGATCGTTAATAAGGCTCAATGAAACTACACTTTTTCGCCTCGGAATCCACAATCCCGACCATCGACAGGAAATATGGAGGGAAATAATTAAACTACGTCTCAAGACtgcaattttggaaataaaagatTTAGAACACAGAGATATATAA